In Kangiella profundi, one DNA window encodes the following:
- a CDS encoding GDCCVxC domain-containing (seleno)protein, which produces MKLILESTITCPQCGEKSEEIMPTNFCQWFYECPNCKTLLKPLKGDCCVYCSYGSVKCPPIQQGDACCQ; this is translated from the coding sequence GTGAAATTAATTTTAGAATCAACTATTACATGCCCTCAATGCGGTGAGAAATCAGAAGAAATAATGCCAACCAATTTTTGCCAGTGGTTTTATGAATGTCCGAACTGCAAAACATTGTTGAAGCCATTAAAGGGAGATTGTTGTGTGTACTGCTCATATGGAAGCGTGAAGTGCCCACCAATTCAGCAAGGAGACGCTTGTTGTCAGTAA
- a CDS encoding transcriptional regulator GcvA, producing MSRRLPPLNSLRAFEAAARHLSFTKAAEELFVTQAAISHQIKALEDFLGVQLFIRRNRKLLLTDEGQLYWPKIRDIFEKLVNATEQVKAQGATGSLTVCVIPTFATLWLIPRLAEFGELHPEIEVRIKASDVEVDFVREDIDIAIYYGKGEYDGLCCDVLFEEHLTPVCSPDFPAKKNLKSPDDLKNVTLLHDATTDEWRTWLKHADVTGVNLDHGPVFSHSGMVLQAARHGQGIAMGHSVLSQMDIETGRLIAPFDIVVDSGYSYDLVCPENSYDRPKVVAFREWLLSKVNEDMDDDVIF from the coding sequence ATGTCTAGACGTTTACCACCGCTCAACAGTTTAAGAGCTTTTGAAGCGGCCGCAAGACACCTGAGTTTTACTAAAGCTGCTGAGGAGTTGTTCGTAACTCAGGCGGCAATCAGTCACCAAATCAAGGCCTTAGAGGACTTTTTGGGTGTGCAGTTATTTATTCGTCGAAATAGAAAACTGCTCCTGACAGATGAGGGCCAACTGTATTGGCCAAAGATTCGCGATATCTTTGAGAAGCTGGTCAATGCTACCGAGCAGGTTAAAGCACAGGGTGCGACCGGGTCATTAACCGTTTGTGTTATCCCAACTTTTGCTACTTTATGGTTAATTCCTCGCCTTGCTGAGTTTGGTGAGCTACACCCAGAAATCGAAGTTCGTATCAAAGCCTCTGATGTGGAAGTTGATTTTGTACGCGAAGATATCGATATCGCCATTTACTATGGTAAAGGCGAGTACGATGGCCTTTGTTGCGATGTGCTGTTTGAAGAGCACCTGACACCAGTCTGCTCGCCAGATTTCCCAGCAAAGAAAAATCTTAAATCTCCTGATGATCTTAAGAATGTTACTCTGTTGCATGATGCGACTACTGACGAATGGCGAACCTGGTTGAAACATGCTGATGTTACTGGCGTCAATCTCGACCATGGCCCTGTATTCAGTCATTCAGGTATGGTGTTGCAGGCCGCCCGTCATGGTCAGGGTATTGCAATGGGACACAGCGTACTGTCACAGATGGATATCGAAACGGGTCGTCTGATTGCCCCATTCGATATTGTGGTCGACAGTGGCTACTCATACGATTTGGTTTGCCCAGAGAACTCCTATGATCGCCCTAAAGTGGTTGCTTTTCGTGAGTGGTTACTCTCAAAAGTTAATGAAGATATGGATGACGATGTGATTTTCTAA
- a CDS encoding SDR family oxidoreductase: MSSSEQASFQHKTVWVTGASSGIGEGLAYVLAKKGARLILSARRMDELERVKANCEHSERHHCVELDLAHSEHFDSLVAQIINEYGPIDILINNAGLSQRSKVLETDLEVHRRLMEINYFGTVKLTQSLLPHLLERKQGGVITVSSLVGKFTTPLRSAYAASKHAVTAYMDSLRAELHGQGVQFTTIYPGFIKTNLTYKALLADGSEQNKMDDAQEHGMSPEVCAEKILKAWRKGKAEAFIGGRETNAVYLKRFFPRLFARIVRSAKVT; this comes from the coding sequence ATGAGTAGTAGCGAACAGGCCTCATTTCAGCACAAAACTGTCTGGGTGACGGGAGCTTCTTCTGGAATTGGCGAAGGACTGGCTTATGTGTTGGCGAAGAAAGGAGCCAGACTTATTTTGTCGGCGCGTCGAATGGATGAGCTGGAGAGGGTCAAAGCTAATTGTGAGCACTCCGAACGGCATCACTGCGTTGAGCTGGATTTGGCACACAGTGAACATTTTGATTCGCTAGTAGCTCAGATCATTAATGAATATGGCCCCATCGACATACTAATTAATAATGCAGGATTAAGCCAACGCTCAAAAGTGCTAGAAACTGATCTTGAAGTGCATCGTCGCCTAATGGAAATTAACTATTTTGGAACCGTAAAGCTGACTCAAAGTTTACTGCCTCATTTATTGGAGCGTAAGCAAGGTGGTGTGATTACGGTCAGTTCACTGGTTGGAAAGTTTACGACACCATTACGTTCTGCCTATGCAGCTTCCAAGCATGCAGTAACAGCATATATGGACAGTTTACGAGCTGAACTGCATGGTCAGGGCGTGCAATTCACGACCATCTATCCGGGCTTTATCAAAACCAATTTAACCTATAAAGCATTGCTCGCAGATGGCTCGGAACAGAACAAGATGGATGATGCACAGGAGCATGGTATGAGTCCTGAAGTTTGCGCCGAGAAAATTTTAAAAGCCTGGCGGAAGGGAAAAGCGGAAGCCTTTATTGGTGGCAGAGAAACGAACGCGGTTTACCTGAAACGGTTTTTCCCAAGGTTATTTGCGCGAATTGTTCGCAGCGCAAAAGTTACTTAG
- a CDS encoding Glu/Leu/Phe/Val family dehydrogenase, giving the protein MSDQVYQDAITRVRRVGESAGVNHEVIEALMHPMRTMVASLPVRMDDGSTQYFTAYRCRYNNALGPTKGGIRYHPDVNLQEVQALALWMTIKCAVVGLPYGGGKGGITVDPKKLSRMELERLSRSYVRQMADVISPDRDIPAPDVYTNERIMGWMMDEYEYITRKKAPGVITGKPLSLGGSVGRDDATGRGAYLCILELEKKHNWKPEEITVAVQGFGNGGYHAARLLHERGYKIVAISDSRGGIFSSNGFDVPSIYKEKQATKQVKAVYCTHSVCEQVEHTAISNEELLELDVDILIPAALDGVIGGHNVEDIKAKYIVEVANGPVISDVDDTLHDKGIHVIPDVLANAGGVTVSYFEWVQNRSGYAWDLATVHERLEKIMSESFNRIWDLAKEEGRSMRNAAYTHAMRKIGEAIEAHGTQDYFSVRD; this is encoded by the coding sequence ATGTCTGATCAGGTCTATCAGGATGCGATTACCCGTGTCCGTCGAGTCGGCGAAAGCGCCGGTGTCAATCATGAAGTTATCGAAGCCCTAATGCACCCGATGCGTACCATGGTCGCCTCACTTCCAGTGCGCATGGATGATGGCTCAACCCAGTACTTTACTGCCTACCGTTGTCGCTATAACAATGCCCTAGGGCCAACAAAGGGCGGCATCCGCTACCACCCCGACGTCAATCTACAGGAAGTTCAGGCATTGGCTTTGTGGATGACCATTAAATGTGCTGTGGTCGGCTTGCCTTATGGCGGCGGCAAAGGCGGTATTACGGTTGACCCGAAAAAACTTTCGCGTATGGAACTTGAACGTCTATCGCGCTCATACGTTCGTCAGATGGCTGACGTTATTAGCCCAGACCGTGATATCCCAGCACCGGACGTCTATACCAATGAACGAATCATGGGCTGGATGATGGACGAATACGAATACATCACCCGCAAAAAAGCACCGGGGGTCATCACCGGTAAACCATTAAGTCTTGGTGGAAGTGTTGGTCGTGACGATGCAACTGGTCGCGGCGCCTACCTGTGTATCTTGGAACTTGAGAAAAAACATAACTGGAAGCCGGAAGAGATTACCGTAGCAGTGCAAGGTTTTGGTAATGGTGGCTATCATGCCGCTCGCCTGTTACATGAGCGCGGTTATAAGATTGTTGCGATCAGCGATTCGCGTGGTGGCATTTTCTCAAGCAATGGCTTTGATGTGCCTAGCATCTACAAAGAAAAGCAGGCTACTAAGCAGGTTAAAGCGGTTTATTGCACACACTCGGTCTGTGAACAGGTTGAACACACAGCCATCAGCAATGAAGAATTGCTTGAGCTTGATGTTGATATCCTGATACCGGCAGCACTGGATGGCGTTATCGGTGGACACAATGTCGAAGACATCAAGGCCAAATACATCGTTGAAGTTGCCAATGGTCCTGTTATAAGTGATGTTGACGACACATTGCATGACAAGGGCATCCATGTCATTCCGGATGTTCTCGCCAACGCAGGCGGTGTTACAGTGTCCTATTTTGAATGGGTACAGAACCGCTCTGGATATGCCTGGGATCTTGCTACAGTGCATGAGCGACTTGAAAAAATCATGTCTGAAAGCTTTAACCGCATCTGGGACCTGGCTAAAGAAGAAGGTCGCAGCATGAGAAATGCTGCTTATACTCATGCCATGCGTAAAATTGGTGAAGCCATTGAAGCTCACGGTACTCAGGATTATTTCTCGGTTAGAGATTAA
- a CDS encoding AraC family transcriptional regulator — protein sequence MDSYSLVPVNILQIVFFTLTSFGALLVANQRRYQGLFWLLISTSGLMVFNLLEETGVSEYLVSPVFSLICGPLFYWFVRQLVYAKTAQPKHYLLHLIPAVVALPFTHLPQLVLLVGTLSQLAYFTLSVLLVRQYHRANQELRSDAYTLQLKWLSKLLVVVIVLSIVDLTRVNLQPYLPIPLLKTWYFYMQLAYFILFGVLIFKAMRQPETFQSLSEFEAIEATTSKPIEDKGQAVTLFNQIHQYILQQQSYLQPRLSLKDLHRELGINEKELSWAINNGSQHNFCDYINQLRVQHFKSLSQQDSRVSILQMAMDSGFSSKSSFNAVFKKHSGLTPSEYLKSL from the coding sequence ATGGATAGCTATTCACTGGTTCCGGTCAACATTCTGCAAATTGTATTTTTTACATTAACCAGCTTTGGCGCTTTATTAGTTGCCAATCAGCGTCGGTATCAAGGCCTTTTCTGGTTATTGATAAGCACCTCCGGTTTAATGGTATTTAATCTTCTGGAAGAGACTGGAGTCAGTGAATATCTGGTTAGCCCGGTATTTTCACTAATCTGCGGGCCCTTATTTTATTGGTTTGTCAGGCAGCTGGTGTATGCAAAGACAGCACAACCTAAACATTACCTACTTCACCTGATACCTGCTGTTGTAGCACTCCCTTTTACTCATCTACCGCAACTGGTTCTGTTAGTTGGAACTCTCAGCCAGCTAGCCTATTTCACATTAAGTGTACTACTTGTCCGCCAATATCATAGAGCCAACCAGGAGTTGCGCTCAGATGCCTACACCCTCCAACTTAAATGGCTCAGTAAGTTGCTGGTAGTAGTTATTGTGTTGAGCATTGTTGATTTAACCAGAGTGAACTTACAGCCCTATCTGCCCATCCCATTACTCAAAACCTGGTACTTTTACATGCAGCTGGCTTACTTCATTCTTTTTGGTGTGTTGATATTCAAGGCAATGCGACAGCCTGAAACTTTCCAGTCTCTCTCTGAGTTTGAGGCTATCGAAGCAACGACATCTAAGCCAATAGAAGATAAAGGCCAGGCGGTAACTTTATTTAATCAGATTCACCAATACATTTTGCAACAACAGTCTTATTTGCAGCCTCGCCTTTCATTGAAGGACTTACATAGAGAGCTTGGCATTAACGAAAAAGAATTATCATGGGCTATCAATAACGGCAGCCAGCATAATTTTTGCGATTACATCAATCAGTTGCGTGTTCAACACTTCAAGTCGCTTTCCCAACAAGATAGCCGCGTAAGCATTCTGCAAATGGCAATGGATTCTGGTTTTAGTTCAAAGTCTTCTTTTAATGCTGTATTTAAAAAACATAGTGGTTTAACGCCCAGCGAATACCTCAAGTCTTTATAA
- the ctlX gene encoding citrulline utilization hydrolase CtlX produces MTNNQNQTTHSVIMVPPTDFAYNEQTGADNEFQNKPNQAQEHIREDALCEFNEMVNRLRDEHIEVLLLNKHAQSHQQLPELPDAVFPNNWFSTSSDGTLTLYPMKTPNRRAEVRPEELTQLLNRNGYQVHKTEHVDKNHQQILEGTGSIIFDHKNQIAYAAISERCDLSLFEDYCQQRGYAPISFNSQSSNGKPFYHTNVMMSVGEHFVVICLDSIKDEKQKQQLIDSFAKTKKEVIDISLEQTEKNFCGNILQLNNNKGDKIIVMSESAYQGFSKQQKAKLEKHGKLLPCSIPTIESVGGGSARCMLAENFLKKV; encoded by the coding sequence ATGACCAACAATCAAAACCAGACCACTCACTCTGTCATCATGGTGCCTCCCACCGACTTTGCCTATAACGAGCAAACCGGTGCCGATAATGAGTTTCAAAATAAGCCCAACCAGGCACAAGAACACATACGCGAAGATGCATTGTGCGAATTCAATGAAATGGTAAATCGTTTACGTGACGAGCATATTGAAGTTTTATTACTTAATAAACACGCTCAGAGCCATCAGCAGTTACCTGAATTGCCGGATGCGGTATTCCCCAATAACTGGTTCTCAACCTCCAGCGACGGCACTCTTACGCTCTACCCCATGAAGACGCCCAATCGACGCGCCGAAGTTCGTCCCGAAGAACTAACCCAACTTCTCAATCGTAACGGTTATCAGGTTCACAAAACGGAACACGTCGACAAAAATCATCAACAGATACTGGAAGGTACTGGCTCTATAATCTTCGACCATAAAAACCAGATCGCCTATGCAGCCATTTCAGAGCGTTGCGACCTATCCCTGTTCGAAGACTACTGCCAACAAAGAGGCTATGCCCCAATCAGTTTCAACAGCCAAAGCAGTAACGGCAAACCCTTCTATCACACTAACGTAATGATGAGTGTCGGCGAACACTTTGTAGTGATTTGCCTGGACTCAATCAAAGATGAAAAGCAAAAGCAACAGCTGATAGATAGCTTTGCCAAGACCAAAAAGGAAGTGATTGATATAAGCTTAGAACAAACCGAGAAAAACTTCTGCGGCAATATATTGCAGCTGAATAACAACAAAGGCGACAAAATCATCGTCATGTCTGAGAGTGCTTATCAGGGCTTTTCAAAGCAACAAAAGGCTAAACTTGAAAAGCATGGCAAGTTGTTGCCCTGCTCAATTCCCACCATTGAATCTGTGGGTGGCGGTAGTGCACGCTGTATGCTTGCTGAGAATTTTCTTAAAAAAGTCTAA